AGTATCAGGCTTATGTTACTCAAGTAGAACTGGTTCATCGTGACGTAGAGCTCATGGATGGACTGAATTACGTGTTTGTAGGATTGAGACACGCAGGAAAATCGTATCTGATGTATCAGCGCATAGCACAGCTGCTGGAACAGGGGCATAAGCGGGAGGAAATCCTGTACTTCAACTTCGAGGATGACCGTATTGACTCCTTGGATGTGACCGACCTTGACCTGATAAAAACCTGTTATGAAGAAATGTATGACAGTCGTCCTATCTTCTTTCTCGACGAGGTTCAGCTGGTAGATAGATGGGAAAAGTTTGCCCGCAGGTTAGCAGATCAGAAATATCAGGTTTACATCACGGGTAGTAATGCCAAGATGTTGAGCAGCGAGATCGCGACAACACTCGGTGGCAGGTACATGATACATGAGGTGTATCCCTACTCCTTTGCCGAATATCTGAAGGCGAGCGGTATTGATGTAAAGGCAAAGAATGCCCTCTATACTTACGCTAAGGATATTGTAAGACTCTCTAATATCTATTTCCAGCATGGAGGTTTGCCAGAGACTGTAGGGATGAAGGAACCAAGGTCGTGGATGAGCAATCTCTTCAGTAAAATCTTCTTCGGTGATTTGGTGGCTCGATATAAGATTCGTAACGACTATGCCCTGCGGGTAATGATTCGCAAGATGGCAGAAAGCGTGAAGCAGCCATTATCTTACAGCAGAATAGCCAGTATCGTGAGCAGTACAGGAAAAAAACTCAGTACGGATGCCACGATAGATTATGTTGGCTACATGGCTGACACCTGGCTCATTTTGCCGTATGAGAATTTGTTCGGAAAGTTGCAGGACAAGGAATCCAACCGCAAGTATTATTTTACGGACAATGGTTTGCTTCATCTTTTTCTTGTAGATGCAGACACTTCGTTGCTGGAAAACATAGTTGCCGTCATGCTCAGGCGGAAATATGGTGACGGCAGCTATTTCTGGAACAGCAGGAATGCCGAGGTGGATTTTGTGATTCCGGAAGAAGAATTGGCCATACAGGTTTCCTACTCTATGTCAGATCCCGATACTTTTCGGCGGGAGACAGATGGGCTGATCAGGCTTTCTTCTGTCCAGAATGTCAAGCGGATGATTGTTGTGACAAAGGACGAGGAGGATATTGTAGAGAAGGATGGTTGCCGCATAGAGATAATCCCTCTATGGAAATGGCTGCTGGAATTCTGATAACAGACAAAAAGGCTGAACTTCGGGTTAGGAAGTTCAGCCTTTTGCTTATTTGTGATTTCAGGAAAATATAAAACTATTCTATCTGATACCATTATCTCTATCGCTATTGTTCAGCTTACGGCTGCCTGTATGGTATCTGCGGCCATGGCTGAAGTTGAAGCTGGCAGTAAAGACAAGCATGTTGCCCTGGTCAGCAAGGCGTACCTTGTTCTTCTGCTGCACATACTTGTTGAAAAGTTCATCCTTATACACGCAGCCATGAGGATAGAATACGAATAATCCGAGAATGCCAAACTGCCAGTTCTTATAACTGTAGGTTACGGCAAGATTGGAGGTAGGCTCTCCGCCATTTGTCTTTTCTCCCCAAAAACTCTTTTCCACCTTATAGGCACCATAGCCAATGTTCCAATTGCCCGTCATGTACCGAATTTCTGCTCCATAACTGAAGTATTTGAACTCGTGGGAATAATCCAAACCCTTTGTCTTGACATTCTGATACTCGCACATAAGGTTCAAATCCAGATGATCCTTGATGAGGTGAACTTCTGGAGTCAACAGCAGGTGCTTGTAATCATGACTCTTCTGATTCTCCGGTTTGCTCACAAAGAGATAAGAGCCATCCTCCCGCTTTTCGGGCAAGATAGAAGTGGCTATAGGCTTGTCGTAATACGTCCAGTTTCCCTCCAGGTACACAGACATCAGCGGAATGTTCCAGGAAGCCGACAAGGTATTGTTGTAGCCGGTAAATGGCTTCAGACCGCTATTGCCGTCACGCGCCTCAAAGCTGTTGGAATATTGGCGCAACTCGCTCAAGTCGGAAAGGCTTGGGATGTCTGACGTGATTTTGCTGCTCCATTTAAAACTCAGATGGTCGCTAGCCTTTGCCTGTAATGTTACCTGTGGTCGAAACAGCCATTTGCTGTATCCGTTCTCCCCCTGATGGATGGAAGACCTGGTTGCGCCAACTCCCACCTGATAACTGAACCACTTCTGCTGTCCCTGTAGCTGGGTGAAAAGATAGAGATTGCTGTACTTCAATTCCGTATCAGCATTACTGCTTCCCACATAGATGTTATCTGTGTGGCTGATATTATATTGTCCACCTACCGATAAAGCCATCTGTTTCCAGTTCTTGCTGTATGTTCCTTCACCAATAAGAGAGCGCTTTCTACCAGTTGCATCATAACTGTAATCGGTCAGCGGAGCGTTCTTTACAGATTCATCCGGCGATTTGTTGAACGTATATTCCCTCATACGATATTGGTAATCTGTGCCGATGTAAGTACCCACCAGGTTCAGAGCCAGGTTCTGGTCATGGGGCATGTTGAGCGAATAATAAATGTCCAGAGATGGAATCTGCTCCAGCATTTTTCTGTTGTTTTGCAGATATTGATTTGCCTTGCCGCTTTCCTGATAAAGCTGGTTCATGCCTCTCACAGGACTGTTGTGATTGTAGAAATTCAACCGTACATTCAATGTATATTTGTCTGGCTCACTAAGATTATAACCCAATTGTACATTATTAGTGGTGTATAGGAACGGAGAATCATAACCTAAATAATTGCGATGTAGAGTTTCTCCTGTGGGCAGATGATAAGTACCGAGACTCTCATAGCTTCGTTCCTCTACCGAGCGATAGGAGAAACTGTAGTTGATGCTGAATTCCGATTTCTTCACATTGTATTTGAAATAACCGTCGCTATTATTGAAACCTGCCTTGGTGCCTTGCATCGTAGAAACTCCACCCACATAACCGGCATAGCGTCGGCGGACCTGGTAGTTGATGACTGCATCCAGATTGCTGTCTCCATATTTGAGTCCTGGAACATTGATGAATTCCACCTTTGTAACTTCATCCGGCTGTAAAGCCAATACATCTTGCATGCTAGCCTTGACATCGTTGATGCGTATTTGCACATCTCCGCCCTTTAATGACAGAACTTTGCGTTCTGCTCGATTTACGATAATGGTAGGCAAAGACAAGTTGTCCAACAGATCATAACCATTGGAAGCCGTTTTCACCTGCTCTTTTGTAGGGAAGATGATTTGTCTATCTACTTTTTCTACAACCCTTGCGGCTTCAACGGTCACACCTTTCAACAGGTATGAATTCGCCTGCATCCTCACATTTCCGATACGGGCAATAGGTACCAGCTTGCAAATGGTCTTATAGCCTACAAAAGAAACCTTCATGAGGACCTGCTTCTGCTGGCAGGGGATGACGAAATCGCCATTGGCGTTGCTCACGCCTCCACAGAGAAAGGAGGAATCCTTCGGGTTGAGCAGCTGGATGTTGGCGAATTCTACAGGAAGATTGTGATTGTCTATCAGTCTGCCTATCAGCTTGCGCTCGCTCTTGCGTATGCACTCCACGGTGATGAGGCTGTCGCCCACGGTCATCTGCATCGGATAGAAACCGATTACCTTGTGGATGGCATCGGGAATATTGGCTGTCTTCACGTTCTGGGTAACCGTGAAATCCTCCAGTTCGTTGTAGATGAAGCTGATTTTGTAGCGCTTGGAAGCCTTGTCGAGGTCGATGAGGACGTCCGACATGCTGCGGTTGTGATAGTTGCGCTGGATGTGCTGTGCGCTCATCGCCAGGGCGAACGTGCACAGCAGGAATATGATGGCTGAAAATCTTCTCATAATGATACTTTTTAACTTTGAACTTTGAGCTTTGAACATTGAACTTTATGATTACTTTGAGAGTCGATAATATTATGCTTACTTTTGATAAGCTTGTTATTTTACAATCAGCTTGTTTTGTTGCAATTCGATGTTTACGTTCTCGAATTGGTTCAGTTCTTTTACGATGTTCTCGATGCTCGAATGACTGTTCCATTCGTAATAGAGGCGGAGGGTCTTGTCCTCGTTATTCTCAAACTTCACTTGTAAATCATAATAAGAAGCAATCTCTGAAATCATCTGCTCGAAAGCCACATTCTCGAAAGTCTTGTGAATGGCTGGCTTTTCTGGTTTCGGATGAGTCAGGGAATCCTTTGCTGCTACCTGCTTTGCGGAATCTGATTTTATGGCTTCCGGATGAGTGTCTGCGGTTACCTGGGTTGGTTCCTGGCTGCGCTTGATGTAAGTATGGATTGCGGCAAAGGCAATACCCGAAATCAAGACAAAGCCGGCGATGGATGCTGCCAGTTTACGCCAGGAAGTTATAGGATGAGTTGCTTCTTCCTGAAGTTGATGCTCCTGGTTGAATTTCTCCCATTCCTCATCTACATTAATAATAGGAGAGGGGCTTTCAAGTGCAGAATCCACTTCTACCATCGTCTGATAGAGTTTTCGGCATTCCTCATCCTGCAATATTTCACGAATCTCCTCATCAGAATACTTCTCCTGATGGTCGATGATATCCAGTATTTTTTCAAACTTGTCCATAATAAATCTGCTAAGGGTTAAACTTTTGCTTTAATTTTCTGATGCCTTGCGCCAGATGCTTATAAACTGCCACTTCGCTGATGCCCAATTCCGTAGCAATCTCCCGATATTTCAGTTTCTGCCGAAAACGGAGATCGAGTACCTTGCGGGTTTGTGGCGTGAGTTCAGCATTCATATAAGCCAGAATTGCCTCGTACTTTTCGGTCTCCCTGTCTATTTCGGCAATCGTCGCTTCCAGGGGAGCTATCGAAGGCGAAGTATCGGCTTTCAGGAGATGATGAACCCGGTCTTTCATCTTCTGTCGGCTCAACAGGTTGAGGCATTTATGGCGCACACACACCAGAAGGTAGCTCCCGGCGTTGGCGGAAGGCAGGGGCGGTTCGCTGGCTATTGTCTTGTCGTTAGCCGTCTCGTTATCAAGACCCAGTTGAGTCTTTCCGTCGAGCACATCGGCAAAGACTTCGCTCACCACATCCTTGCTGGCTGCATCATCCTTCAGAAGTACCCTGGCCAATTGGTACATCCTCAGATAATGCTGCCGGAAGAGCTGTTCTATCGTTTCTTTGTTTATTTGCATTACTTTATTTCTTTTCTTTTGCCTATATTACAATCGAATTTTCATTTTCCTAACCCTTAGCAGAATATTTTTTAATGCAAATTATTAAAACGTCAAAAATACCCTATCGGACTTGCTCCTTCTTCAGATGCTTGTAAAGCCACAGGAAGGCGGGAATGAGGAAGAGATCTGCCATGACCCACGCCACAGGGTCGCCGAAGCAGACACCCGTCCACGCCAGGGCAGGTACCAGCCAGAGACTCACACCGCATCTCGCTATCATTTCCATCACGCCACTCAGCATCGAGAGATTGCTGTAACCCAAGCCCTGGATGCTGTAGCGCAGGATGGTGAGCAAGCCCAGACAAGGATAGAAATAGTTGGCTATGCGCATAAACTGGGCAGCATAAGTCACCACCTCCGCCTCGCCCTTATCCACGAAGAGCATCATCATCTCGTCGGCAAACGGATAGATGAGCAAGAAGGTGAAGACGAAATAAACCAGCATCATCCTGATGGAAGCCCTTACGCCCTGACCGATACGCTCCAGTTTCCGGGCACCCAGGTTCTGACCGCAATAGGTAGCCATCGCCACGCCGAGGTTCTCGAAAACGCAGGTAAAGAGATATTTGATGCGCATAGAGGCAGTAAATGCCGCCACATAAACCGTTCCCAGAGCGTTGTTCGCACTCTGGAGCATGATGAGGCCGATGGCGGTAATGGAGAACTGCAGACCCATCGGAACGCCGTTGTTCAGCAGAATGCTTACCTTCTTGTTGTCGAATTTCCTTTCCTCACCCTTCGGAATCAGAATCTGCATCTTCTTTTTGATAAACCAGATACAGAGCAGCACGGAAATGCCCTGCGAGAGCCAGGTGGCAATGCCTGCACCCTCTACGCCCAGTCCCATGCCGAGGATCAGAATGCCATCGAGAATGATGTTGATAACGGAAGCTGTGATGAGGAAATAGAAAGGCTGTTTCGAGTTGCCCAGGGCACGGATCTGACCGGAGAGCAGATTGTAGCCAATGGTGAAAGGAATCGCCGCAAACTGCAGCATCAGGAAGATGTAGGCATCATCGAACACCTCCTTCGGCGTATTCACCAGGTGCAGAATCTTTCCGCAGAAGATGCAGGAAAGAAAGGTGATGACCACGGCAAATACCACGGCAATGCGGATGCTGTTGCTCACGTAAGTCCGCATCTTGGCGTAATCCCTGGCGCCGAAAGCCTGGGCGATAGGGATGGCAAAACCGGCACAGGAACCGTTGCAGAAGCCCATGATGAGGAACATGATGGAGCTGGATGCGCCAACAGCCGCAAGAGCTCCCACGCCAATCCATCTTCCCACGATGGCGGCATCGATGATGAGATACATCTGCTGAAGGATGTAACCTAGGATTAGTGGAATCGCAAATTTGATGATGGCTCGCAAGGGCGAACCTACAGTCATGTCGTTTGTTGACTTTGAACTTTGAGCTTTGAACATTGAACTTTATGATTAGTTTTTGTTATCCTAGAAATATAAAAAAGGAGGAGGATGCACTCTTTATTTGAGCGCATCTCCTATCTTCTGTTTGATTTGTGCCATTTTGTTGCGGCGCTCGATGGAGAACGTATCTCCGTGTGCTTCCACGTAATCGAAGAGCATGAACGCCTTGTTCAGCAGTTCATCTCTTGCGGGCTGCCCCACCATGTCAGCCTCGTGATAGTAGAGTTCGGCAAGCATATCCATCTTGGAGAGTCGCTTCTCCTCGTCGTCGATACCTGCCATTGCTTTCATCACATCCTCAATGGTGGCGATGCTGTAGAAGGCATAAGGGCCCACGTATTGGTCGTAGAGTTCCTTAATCTTCTCACGTCTCACCTCCACCTCTTTCTTTTCGAGCATTCTTTCGAGTGCCGCCATAAACTCGCGAATCAGTCGCTGTATGTAGTCTCGTTGTAGCATAAAATAGTCTTTATTTTATTCGTTGTTATTGATTGCCTCCACATACTCCCACAGTTTCTTGTAGAAAGGATGCTTCGTCATCGTGTCCTTGTTGCCCAGGATGATGAGCTTCATGCGGGCTCTCGTCATCGCCACGTTCATGCGGCGGAGGTCTTTCAGGAATCCTATCTGGCCTTCATCGTTGGAACGTACCAGGGAGATGAGGATCACGTCTCTTTCCTGCCCCTGGAAACCATCCACCGTGTTGACGCTGATGAGGCGGCGGTAAGGCTTAAAGAACTCATACTTCTTGATGAGCTTCTTCAGATACTGCACCTGGGCACGGTAAGGCGAAATGATGCCTACGTCGATGCTCTCGCTCAATACCCGCTGCTTGCCTATCTTGGTGAAGTATTCCGCCAGGGTGAGCAGGGTAAGCTCGGCTTCTGCCTTGTTGATTCTTCCGAAACTCTCGCCTACAAACTGCTCCTTGAAGTTCAGATCTTCGCCTTCTTCTATCGTATCTGCCGGTTCCTTGTCGGAAGTGTCAATCCACGTAATCGGATGGTCGTAATCCAATACGCTGCGGTATTTGATCTGTGGCGCACTCTCCACCTTGCCCCCGTAGAACCAGTCGCTGGAGAATCGCATGATTTCATCGTTCATGCGGTATTGGATTTTCAGCAGGGTCACTACCTCGGGCTTGTTTTCGGCGATGCGCTCCATCAGCGTCTTGCCCAGTCCGGCTCTCAGGGCTGCGATACTCTTCACGGTAGGTGGCAGCTGACAATGGTCGCCTGCCAGAATCACCCGGCTGGCTCTTCGCATCGGAATCCAGCAGGCGGCTTCCAGAGCCTGGGCAGCCTCGTCGATAAAGAGGGTGCCAAACTTCATGCCTTCCAGCAGATGATGGGCTGAGCCTACCAGGGTACAGGCGATGACACGCGCCTCGCCAAAGAGTTCTGCGTTGATGCGGAGTTCTATTTCGGCAGCACGGCTCTTCAGCCTATCCATCTTCTGATGATAGTTCTCGCTACCCTTCTTCCTGTTCTTTCTTAATTCTCTGATTGCCTTGCGGATAGCCCAGAGTTGCGGATAGTCGGGATGACTCTCGAAGCGGCGCTCGTAGGTGAAGCCCAGCATCTTGTCGTTCACACGGGTAGGGTTTCCTATTCTGAGCACGTTGATGCCTCTATCTACCAGTTTTTCTGAAATCCAATCCACCGCCATGTTGCTCTGTGCACACACCAGCACCTGGCTCTCCCTCATCAGGGTTTCGTTGATGGCTTCCACCAGGGTAGTGGTCTTTCCGGTTCCCGGAGGTCCGTGAACGATGGCAACATCCTTCGCCCAAAGCACCTCATTTACAGCTCTTTCCTGGGTAGGATTGAGCCAAGGAAACTTCATCGGGGCAAACGAGAATCTGCCCGCCTTCTGATGCGAATAGAATAAATCGCGGAGATAAGCCAGACGGTTGTTCTTCGCCTTCATCACTCTATCCAAAGCCTCGAACATCAGCTTGTAGCTGGTTTCGTCGAAGGACAACTGTACGCCGATAGGCTCCGTAGACTGCTGCAAATCGAGCAGTGGGGCAGAATCGGGAACGGTAATCACCATTCTGTCACCATCCACATAGCTCACGGTGCCTGTAAAGGAGAAATATTTGATCTGTTCTTCACTTCTGAAGAACATGACGGGGCGACCGAACTCAAAATTGTGCTCGATATCCTGATCCGAGGTACGGAATACCTCGATGGCTGTTTGGTTCAGCGAATTATAAAAGCTCTTTCCCACCTGTAGCGGGAACCAGGCATCACCTCGTTTCACCTTTCGCTTCATGCCCATCTGTTCGGTGAGCTTGCGGAAGGCTTCCTTCTCGGTGTAATACTCCAGCTGGAGCAGGGTGCGTTGCTGCAACAATGCCTGAATTGGTGAAATCTGTTCCATAATTGGTTGCAAAGTTACACCAATTCAGGCAAAAATAAGAAGATAATAGGATAATTATGTTTAAAAACTATCACTTTTCTCATCATCTCTGCCAGAGTTGATAGTCCTGAATCTCGTTGGCGTTATCATCCGGCGAAGCATTCTTGCCGTTTTCTGTCGGCACATTCTGCTTCTCTTTTGACTGCGCCCTATGATAATAGGTGAAGGCGATGAGGCTGATGAGCAGCAGGGCGATGATGCCGAGAACGATGCCGCCTGCCTTCAGCAGGGGCGATTCATGTTTGTGTTCTCTTACCTCGCGGATGCTCTTGGGACGGATGCTCAGGTCGCGGTTTATGCATACTTCTGCCGTCTTCCTGAGGTGCCTGTCGTGGGTGGCCTTCGCCATGTCGAGAAGCACCATGCCCAGCGAATAAATGTCTGCCTGAGGGTCTGATTTGGCTCCCTGCAGGAGTTGTTCCGGGGCGATGTAGCCCGAGGTTCCTGCCGGCAGTTTAAGAATGGTGAAGGAATCGCTGTCGGAAAGTCCGAAATCGATGAGCTTCACGTTCTTGCCATTGTGGGTTACCATGATGTTGGCGGGTTTCAGGTCGCGATGAATCATCTGCTTGTTGTGCATGTATTCCAGGGCGTCCATCAGTTCGTGGGCTATCTTGTGCGCCATTTCCGCCGTGAGCAGTTGCTGGTCTATCAGATATTGCAGCGTGTCGCCATCTATGTATTCCATCACGATGGTGGTACCCAGGTTCTCCACTTCTTCCATGCCTATGGTATGGCAGATGTTGGGGTGCTCCAACTGCAGACCTATCTCGAATTCCTTGGTCAAAGCCTGTCGGTAGATGGGCGTATAGAGGAAGTCGTTCTTCAGGCATTTCAGCATGTAGCGCTTGCCGTATCTTGTGGCTGTGAAGATGCGGGTGTGCCCAGAGATGGAGACGTAGCATTGGCTGAGGTTGCTGAACTTAGACTCCACCGGCTGGGGTTCGGCAACGTTCATCTCCTTGTTGATATCTTCCGTGAATCCTGATGTTGTCTTCATCGGCTTATCTGATGCTGTGTTTATTGACTTATCTGACGTTGTTTTCATTGGCTGATGATGCTGATAAGGGTGAGACCTCCGTTTCTTCCTGCTACGAACGATGCGGTACGCTCGCCGTTTCGCTCGATGTAAGGCAGATAGAGCGGCTGCTCCTTGATGAAGCATCCGGTAACGAAATGATCGCCTGCTTCAAGCTTGCTGTTTTCTGAGGCAAGTATTTCGTAGGTACTCTCGCCCAGATAGCGTAGGCGTAGAATGCGGTTGGGGCTCCATCCGATGGCTATCTCCGTACCCTTCTTCAGGTCGCTACTTACCAGCTGGCTTGCCTTGAAGAACGAGGAGTTGTAGCGGGTACTGGTCTTCAGCCATTGCTTGAACTCCATGTAGTTCTTGTGCCCAATATATTGCGCAAGAATATCGAGCGTCACCATGCGTGGCTTGTGGTTGTCGCTCACATAACCGTAGAGTCGCTTCAGGGTTGAGGGTGAAACCTTGCCGCCTGTATGCTTTTCGAGGAAGAACGAGAATTCCTCAAAGTCGGTGGTGGTGGCTAGTATTTTGCCGTATTCCTGCTCCACGAGAGACTTTAATTCTTCTATTTCAGGTGTTGTCATATTCTAAGTGTTTTTTTTGTTTTTATTGCTCAACAATGTGTTCAAACTTGCTCCAGCTTTTGTTGTTCTGATAGAGCTTCTTCTTGCCTGCCGGTACGTGAAGCACGCAGGTTGGGAGGAATGGGGTGCCCTTGGTGGTGAAGGCATTCGTATTGCATACGGGTGGATAGGGGGCATCGACGTAGAGGTCGGTGAGCGGACAGCCGTCGAACACGTAATCAGAGACGAGCTCTGTCTTCTCGCCCAATCTTACCACCTTCAGGCGGGTGCATCCCTGGAAGGTGCCCGTAGGAATCAGCTTGAGTTGGGCTGGCAGAGAAACCTCTTCCACCAGGCTGTTCATCAGCGCTCCCTGTCCTATTTCCGAAAAACTATCCGGAAAGATGAAGCGGGTGATGCTGCATTCCTTGAAAGCATAATCGCCGATGCCAGAAAGAGAGGAAGGCAGGGTGTAGTCGCCCTGTTTACCCATCGGGAACCAGAGAATTTCGGTTCCGGCTGCATTAAACAGTACTCCATCCAGACTGCTGTAGTGGGTGTTGGCTTTCGAAACCTGGATGCTTTCCAGTGCGGTGCAACCGGCTGATGGAAGCAGCTGGCTTACAGAGGCTGGAATCTCTATTTCCTTCAGCGATGTGCAGCCGGCAAACGCATCTTTCTCTATCTTGGTGACATCCGATGGAAGGAGGATGTGGCTGAGCTGATTGCATTGGGCAAGGAATCCCTGACCCACCACCTGATTTTCGGTGTGGCGATGATAAGGTCCGAAGTCGCCTCCTCCTGCTACGATGTGGGCATCAGCCAGGTTGATGTCGGCAAGTTTTCCTTCCGTGGTTTCATTGTTGATGTCTCTTCCTGCCATCGTTCTCAGGCATCTCAGGTCGTCTCCATTCAGGTCGCCGGCTATCGTGAGCTGGGTGTATTCGTTGAGATGATTGCCCATCAGTTCACTCAGTTTTCCTGCTTCCTGCAGCTTTACGGCGTCTGAAGTTCTGAAGGTGATGGCTTGGCTCTTGGTTTCGCCTACCCGGTTTTGGGCGTAAGCCCAGATTCTGTAGGTGGTGTTGAATTTCAGGTCGTTGAGTTTCACCTGCTGCGCTCCGATGGCTCCCTGGTAGTTTTCTATCTTCGCCTTTTGCTGCGTAGGGGTTGCATCGCCTTCTCCGCTTTCCTCTGCATTTTCTCCATCTACTGCATCCTCTGTATAATAACATCCAGCTTCCGTAATCTCTTCACCGCCATTTGCCGTAATGTCGAAGCCCACGATGATGCTACAGGGACCATAGCTCAGAACCTGCGGATTGTTAAGGGCTGGCTTTTCGTTGGGCAGGGTGGTGAAGCTCATCGGGTTACTGCTGAGCGTGGTTCTGCCGTTGCTTCCTTGCAGCATATAATAATAGGTGGTACCTGCCTTCAGACCCATCATGCAGAGTGCCACTTCCTTGGTGGACTGGCCATTCCCCGAAGGGTTGCTGTCTTCATCTGAAAGGCTGATAGGATTTGAAGTGAGCGCCATTTCAGCCGTCTCTCCGTATCTGAAGGAAAGGGTAGGCAGGGTGGTCTCTCCCTCCAGCGAAACCGAACCGTGCAGAGTGGCCTCGTTTCGGGTAATGCCGGAAGCAGGGAGAGTGGCAAGATGTGGCTCCAGATGGGTGGGTTTCTCGCTGCTGCATGCCGTGAGAATAGCCAGCATTATTCCTAAATATATAATCAGTTTACTTTTCATCTTGATGTTCATTCTTATTTTCCTGGATTATTTTTCTCGGCTTGATTTCCCGGATTTTGATTTTCCCAGTTTGATTCCTATTCCGATGCTGCCCTGCCATTGCTTTCCGGCGATAGTAATGGCTGAGGCTGAAATACTGAGTTTTCCGAAGGAAGCCAGGGCTCCCAGTTCTGCGGTTACTCCTTTATCAGAAAGTCCGTCGTTGATCAGATAACCTTTTCCTTCGCTCTCGCTCAGTTGCCAGGCTGTGGCCGACTTACCGTATCCTACGCCTTCGAAAAGGCAGACGCCATGCGTGATGTGATGGATGGCTCCTGCCGTGAGCGTATAGTTGGTGTGGCGGGTTTCGCCCGAATAGTAGGGTTTGATATTACTGCTGCCAGTAAAGCCTTCCTTGTCGCAGTTGCCCTCCGTGTTTCCTATGCTC
The Segatella copri DNA segment above includes these coding regions:
- a CDS encoding DUF4974 domain-containing protein, whose amino-acid sequence is MDKFEKILDIIDHQEKYSDEEIREILQDEECRKLYQTMVEVDSALESPSPIINVDEEWEKFNQEHQLQEEATHPITSWRKLAASIAGFVLISGIAFAAIHTYIKRSQEPTQVTADTHPEAIKSDSAKQVAAKDSLTHPKPEKPAIHKTFENVAFEQMISEIASYYDLQVKFENNEDKTLRLYYEWNSHSSIENIVKELNQFENVNIELQQNKLIVK
- a CDS encoding TonB-dependent receptor, translating into MRRFSAIIFLLCTFALAMSAQHIQRNYHNRSMSDVLIDLDKASKRYKISFIYNELEDFTVTQNVKTANIPDAIHKVIGFYPMQMTVGDSLITVECIRKSERKLIGRLIDNHNLPVEFANIQLLNPKDSSFLCGGVSNANGDFVIPCQQKQVLMKVSFVGYKTICKLVPIARIGNVRMQANSYLLKGVTVEAARVVEKVDRQIIFPTKEQVKTASNGYDLLDNLSLPTIIVNRAERKVLSLKGGDVQIRINDVKASMQDVLALQPDEVTKVEFINVPGLKYGDSNLDAVINYQVRRRYAGYVGGVSTMQGTKAGFNNSDGYFKYNVKKSEFSINYSFSYRSVEERSYESLGTYHLPTGETLHRNYLGYDSPFLYTTNNVQLGYNLSEPDKYTLNVRLNFYNHNSPVRGMNQLYQESGKANQYLQNNRKMLEQIPSLDIYYSLNMPHDQNLALNLVGTYIGTDYQYRMREYTFNKSPDESVKNAPLTDYSYDATGRKRSLIGEGTYSKNWKQMALSVGGQYNISHTDNIYVGSSNADTELKYSNLYLFTQLQGQQKWFSYQVGVGATRSSIHQGENGYSKWLFRPQVTLQAKASDHLSFKWSSKITSDIPSLSDLSELRQYSNSFEARDGNSGLKPFTGYNNTLSASWNIPLMSVYLEGNWTYYDKPIATSILPEKREDGSYLFVSKPENQKSHDYKHLLLTPEVHLIKDHLDLNLMCEYQNVKTKGLDYSHEFKYFSYGAEIRYMTGNWNIGYGAYKVEKSFWGEKTNGGEPTSNLAVTYSYKNWQFGILGLFVFYPHGCVYKDELFNKYVQQKNKVRLADQGNMLVFTASFNFSHGRRYHTGSRKLNNSDRDNGIR
- a CDS encoding ATP-binding protein — protein: MTKDLIKLLIIEYQAYVTQVELVHRDVELMDGLNYVFVGLRHAGKSYLMYQRIAQLLEQGHKREEILYFNFEDDRIDSLDVTDLDLIKTCYEEMYDSRPIFFLDEVQLVDRWEKFARRLADQKYQVYITGSNAKMLSSEIATTLGGRYMIHEVYPYSFAEYLKASGIDVKAKNALYTYAKDIVRLSNIYFQHGGLPETVGMKEPRSWMSNLFSKIFFGDLVARYKIRNDYALRVMIRKMAESVKQPLSYSRIASIVSSTGKKLSTDATIDYVGYMADTWLILPYENLFGKLQDKESNRKYYFTDNGLLHLFLVDADTSLLENIVAVMLRRKYGDGSYFWNSRNAEVDFVIPEEELAIQVSYSMSDPDTFRRETDGLIRLSSVQNVKRMIVVTKDEEDIVEKDGCRIEIIPLWKWLLEF
- a CDS encoding AAA domain-containing protein, translated to MEQISPIQALLQQRTLLQLEYYTEKEAFRKLTEQMGMKRKVKRGDAWFPLQVGKSFYNSLNQTAIEVFRTSDQDIEHNFEFGRPVMFFRSEEQIKYFSFTGTVSYVDGDRMVITVPDSAPLLDLQQSTEPIGVQLSFDETSYKLMFEALDRVMKAKNNRLAYLRDLFYSHQKAGRFSFAPMKFPWLNPTQERAVNEVLWAKDVAIVHGPPGTGKTTTLVEAINETLMRESQVLVCAQSNMAVDWISEKLVDRGINVLRIGNPTRVNDKMLGFTYERRFESHPDYPQLWAIRKAIRELRKNRKKGSENYHQKMDRLKSRAAEIELRINAELFGEARVIACTLVGSAHHLLEGMKFGTLFIDEAAQALEAACWIPMRRASRVILAGDHCQLPPTVKSIAALRAGLGKTLMERIAENKPEVVTLLKIQYRMNDEIMRFSSDWFYGGKVESAPQIKYRSVLDYDHPITWIDTSDKEPADTIEEGEDLNFKEQFVGESFGRINKAEAELTLLTLAEYFTKIGKQRVLSESIDVGIISPYRAQVQYLKKLIKKYEFFKPYRRLISVNTVDGFQGQERDVILISLVRSNDEGQIGFLKDLRRMNVAMTRARMKLIILGNKDTMTKHPFYKKLWEYVEAINNNE
- a CDS encoding MATE family efflux transporter, which codes for MFKAQSSKSTNDMTVGSPLRAIIKFAIPLILGYILQQMYLIIDAAIVGRWIGVGALAAVGASSSIMFLIMGFCNGSCAGFAIPIAQAFGARDYAKMRTYVSNSIRIAVVFAVVITFLSCIFCGKILHLVNTPKEVFDDAYIFLMLQFAAIPFTIGYNLLSGQIRALGNSKQPFYFLITASVINIILDGILILGMGLGVEGAGIATWLSQGISVLLCIWFIKKKMQILIPKGEERKFDNKKVSILLNNGVPMGLQFSITAIGLIMLQSANNALGTVYVAAFTASMRIKYLFTCVFENLGVAMATYCGQNLGARKLERIGQGVRASIRMMLVYFVFTFLLIYPFADEMMMLFVDKGEAEVVTYAAQFMRIANYFYPCLGLLTILRYSIQGLGYSNLSMLSGVMEMIARCGVSLWLVPALAWTGVCFGDPVAWVMADLFLIPAFLWLYKHLKKEQVR
- a CDS encoding sigma-70 family RNA polymerase sigma factor yields the protein MQINKETIEQLFRQHYLRMYQLARVLLKDDAASKDVVSEVFADVLDGKTQLGLDNETANDKTIASEPPLPSANAGSYLLVCVRHKCLNLLSRQKMKDRVHHLLKADTSPSIAPLEATIAEIDRETEKYEAILAYMNAELTPQTRKVLDLRFRQKLKYREIATELGISEVAVYKHLAQGIRKLKQKFNP